A genomic window from Erpetoichthys calabaricus chromosome 17, fErpCal1.3, whole genome shotgun sequence includes:
- the gcnt3 gene encoding beta-1,3-galactosyl-O-glycosyl-glycoprotein beta-1,6-N-acetylglucosaminyltransferase 3 — translation MMSMWRRCQRLQQLLKWTCWVLFLVLLLVTLHWSRKQICVILHLRDNSQMLFRRAQQDTFNCSRIIRGDREEIEHALLTRLLKDNKGTLMTEEEYLNMTVDCRHFVETRQFLTAPLSDEEEEFPIAYSMVVHEKIEMFERLLRSIYSPQNIYCVHVDQKSPEKYRQAVRAIVSCLPNVFIASKLERVVYASWSRVQADLNCMQDLLSKDVHWRYLINTCGTDFPIKTNVEIVQNLKVLNGMNSLESESPSEHKKNRWVYHYDVKDSISRTNIKKSSPPISSPMFTGNAYFVVSREFVEHLFGDKDAQMFIEWAKDTYSPDEHVWATLQRMHSVPGSMPPNDKFHSSDMNAIARLVKWEYLEGDVRKGSPYPRCTGTHRRAICVYGAGDLRWMLRQHHLFANKFDPTVDSVAIDCLEEYLRYKAIYGKSI, via the coding sequence ATGATGTCCATGTGGAGAAGGTGCCAGCGACTCCAACAGCTTTTGAAGTGGACTTGCTGGGTGTTGTTTCTTGTCTTGTTATTGGTGACGCTGCACTGGTCGAGGAAGCAGATATGCGTCATACTTCATCTGAGGGACAATTCTCAAATGCTCTTCCGCAGAGCCCAACAGGACACTTTCAACTGTTCCCGGATCATCCGTGGTGACCGTGAAGAAATCGAACATGCTCTTTTGACTCGACTTTTGAAAGACAATAAAGGAACGTTGATGACCGAAGAAGAATATTTGAACATGACCGTGGACTGTCGGCACTTTGTGGAAACCAGACAGTTCCTGACGGCCCCGTTGAGTGATGAAGAGGAGGAGTTCCCAATTGCCTATTCTATGGTGGTACATGAGAAGATCGAAATGTTTGAGAGGCTCCTGAGGTCCATCTACTCACCACAGAATATCTACTGTGTGCATGTCGACCAGAAGTCCCCTGAGAAGTACCGGCAGGCTGTGCGAGCTATCGTGTCCTGTCTGCCCAATGTCTTTATAGCCAGCAAGTTGGAAAGAGTAGTTTATGCTTCGTGGTCAAGGGTCCAAGCCGACCTCAACTGCATGCAGGATCTGctgtccaaagatgtgcattggAGGTACTTAATTAACACTTGTGGCACGGACTTCCCAATAAAGACTAATGTTGAGATCGTCCAGAATCTCAAAGTACTTAACGGTATGAACAGTCTCGAGTCTGAGAGCCCCTCGGAGCACAAGAAAAATCGCTGGGTCTACCACTATGATGTGAAGGATTCCATCTCACGCACCAACATCAAAAAGAGCTCACCTCCCATCAGCTCCCCCATGTTCACCGGAAACGCCTATTTCGTGGTCAGCAGGGAGTTTGTGGAGCACCTGTTCGGCGACAAGGATGCGCAGATGTTTATAGAGTGGGCCAAAGACACTTACAGCCCGGATGAACACGTCTGGGCCACCCTACAGAGAATGCACAGTGTGCCGGGGTCCATGCCCCCGAACGACAAATTCCACAGCAGCGACATGAACGCTATCGCACGGCTGGTGAAATGGGAGTACCTGGAGGGAGACGTCAGGAAGGGCTCCCCCTACCCACGATGCACAGGGACTCATCGCAGAGCCATCTGCGTGTACGGCGCGGGAGACCTCCGCTGGATGCTACGACAGCATCATCTCTTTGCCAACAAGTTTGACCCGACGGTGGACAGCGTTGCCATCGATTGTCTTGAAGAATATCTCCGGTATAAAGCAATTTATGGGAAGAGCATCTAG